From the genome of Halomonas sp. MCCC 1A13316, one region includes:
- the fic gene encoding protein adenylyltransferase Fic yields MSWRPDQPYNGLPPLPPAEELETPAVLKACIPARASLAELKQAGELLPNQGLLINLLPLLEARDSSEIENIVTTTDRLFQFAQEDTHADPATKEALRYRTALSHGYRELARRPLCTNTAVDICSTIKGVDMEIRRVPGTTLANQASGEVIYTPPMGEEALRDLLANWERYLHVEDGVDPLIKMAVAHYQFEAIHPFTDGNGRTGRVLNILYLIEQRLLSLPILYLSRYIVLHKPDYYRLLLAVTREGQWQEWLLYMLKAVECTARWTTDKIAATRKLIEDTTRHIQQQLPKVYSHELVQVIFEQPYCRINNLVERDIAKRQTASGYLQQLCEIDVLKEIRAGREKLFVHPKLVRLMTEDSNEVVPYPAS; encoded by the coding sequence ATGAGCTGGCGCCCCGACCAACCCTATAACGGCTTGCCGCCGCTGCCACCTGCCGAGGAGCTCGAGACGCCGGCCGTACTGAAGGCCTGTATTCCGGCTCGGGCGTCGCTTGCGGAGTTGAAGCAGGCGGGCGAGCTGCTGCCCAACCAGGGCCTGCTCATCAACCTGCTGCCCCTGCTGGAAGCCCGCGATAGCTCCGAGATCGAGAACATCGTCACCACCACCGATAGGCTCTTCCAGTTCGCCCAGGAAGACACCCACGCCGATCCTGCCACCAAGGAGGCACTGCGCTACCGAACCGCGCTGAGCCATGGCTACCGTGAGCTGGCCAGGCGGCCTCTGTGCACCAACACGGCGGTGGATATCTGCAGCACCATCAAGGGCGTGGATATGGAGATCCGCCGGGTGCCTGGCACCACCCTGGCCAACCAGGCCTCCGGTGAAGTGATCTATACCCCGCCTATGGGAGAGGAGGCGCTGCGTGACCTGCTGGCGAACTGGGAGCGCTATCTCCACGTGGAGGATGGTGTCGACCCCCTGATCAAGATGGCGGTGGCCCATTACCAGTTCGAGGCGATCCACCCCTTTACCGACGGCAACGGGCGGACGGGTAGGGTGTTGAACATCCTCTACCTGATCGAGCAGCGGCTGCTGTCGCTGCCGATCCTCTACCTCAGTCGCTACATCGTGCTTCACAAGCCCGACTACTATCGCCTGCTGCTGGCCGTGACACGTGAGGGCCAGTGGCAAGAGTGGCTGCTCTACATGCTCAAGGCTGTCGAGTGCACGGCCCGCTGGACCACTGACAAGATCGCGGCAACCCGCAAGCTGATCGAAGATACGACACGCCATATCCAGCAGCAGCTGCCCAAGGTCTATAGTCATGAGCTGGTACAGGTGATCTTCGAACAGCCCTACTGCCGTATCAACAATCTGGTGGAGCGGGACATCGCCAAGCGGCAGACCGCCTCGGGCTATCTGCAGCAGCTGTGCGAGATCGACGTGCTCAAGGAGATTCGCGCCGGGCGCGAAAAGCTGTTCGTGCATCCCAAGCTGGTTCGCCTGATGACCGAAGACAGCAATGAGGTAGTGCCTTACCCGGCGTCATGA
- a CDS encoding lysozyme inhibitor LprI family protein, translated as MLRDDGINYSDYVTEHALKIGDVVLGRRGQMGRSAVIQSSQPLLCGTGSLFLRPDLSRISSDFLSLFLRSPRTVYALEAGSAGSTMVNLNQKVLKGVAYPDVGLDEQEQIVRRVDQLFAFADQVEQQVKNAQARVDKLTQSILAKAFRGELTVEWRAANPELISGENSAEALLERIKAEKARQKPTGRGSKKRMTGNDRVTAMSRKRPVEVRGRETMLKCLFVAALCLGSISMAQADELYTGRYASCMDESGGVTANMMDCIGEELRTQDARLNGAYQGLRDELPEERRQQLLEA; from the coding sequence GTGCTGCGCGACGACGGCATCAATTACTCGGACTACGTTACCGAGCACGCTCTCAAGATCGGAGATGTGGTGCTTGGGCGAAGAGGTCAAATGGGGCGGTCTGCTGTGATACAAAGCAGTCAGCCTCTATTGTGCGGCACGGGTTCTCTATTTCTCAGGCCTGATTTGTCACGGATTTCCTCTGATTTTTTATCTCTCTTTTTGCGTTCTCCTAGGACAGTCTATGCCTTAGAGGCTGGGTCAGCAGGTTCTACCATGGTCAACCTCAATCAAAAAGTATTGAAGGGAGTTGCATATCCTGATGTGGGGCTTGATGAGCAAGAGCAAATCGTCCGCCGTGTCGATCAACTCTTCGCCTTCGCCGACCAGGTCGAGCAACAGGTCAAGAATGCCCAGGCTCGCGTCGACAAGCTGACCCAGTCCATCCTCGCCAAGGCCTTCCGCGGCGAGCTCACCGTTGAGTGGCGCGCGGCCAACCCCGAATTGATCAGCGGCGAGAACTCCGCCGAGGCGCTACTGGAGCGGATCAAGGCCGAGAAGGCCAGGCAGAAGCCGACGGGAAGAGGAAGCAAGAAAAGAATGACGGGAAACGACAGGGTAACTGCCATGTCCAGAAAACGACCTGTCGAAGTGAGGGGGAGGGAAACCATGCTGAAATGTCTTTTCGTAGCGGCCTTGTGCCTGGGCAGTATCTCGATGGCCCAGGCAGACGAGCTCTATACCGGGCGCTACGCCAGTTGCATGGATGAATCCGGTGGCGTCACGGCCAATATGATGGATTGCATTGGCGAGGAGTTGAGGACTCAGGATGCCCGCTTGAACGGCGCTTACCAAGGATTGCGCGATGAACTCCCCGAAGAGCGCCGCCAGCAGCTGCTCGAAGCCTGA
- a CDS encoding IS30 family transposase, with protein MGYRQLTQTQRYQIHARYDLGMSQRQIGRELGLHSSTISRELRRNTTSGGYDPEQAQALSDHRRRTAWKWTKRLPSMIAAVVGRLREEWSPQQISGFMAPLAGVGVSHQWIYSVIWDDKAQGGDLWRYLRQPKRRSKHRAQAKSAGLGKIPNRVGIEYRPAEANDRHFIGHWEGDTVIHGHKQSGLVTLVERRSGYLLAARLPRISAELTQAAMIRLLKPRRGAVQTITLDNGSEFAGHQAVAEAVTAATYFCDPYCSGQRGSNENTNGLIRQYFPKGTDFRQVTDAELRKVIKKLNDRPRKRLGYRTPAQVFLGEYSGALNTAGAALIA; from the coding sequence ATGGGATACCGACAGCTGACCCAGACCCAACGATACCAGATCCACGCCCGCTATGACTTGGGTATGAGCCAGCGGCAGATCGGCAGGGAGCTGGGCCTCCACAGCAGCACGATCAGTCGTGAGCTGCGCCGCAACACCACCTCCGGTGGCTACGATCCCGAGCAGGCCCAGGCCCTGAGTGATCACCGGCGCCGTACAGCCTGGAAGTGGACGAAGCGCTTGCCGAGCATGATTGCCGCCGTTGTCGGCCGGCTGCGTGAGGAGTGGAGCCCACAGCAGATCAGCGGCTTCATGGCGCCCTTGGCAGGCGTAGGCGTCAGTCATCAGTGGATCTACTCCGTGATCTGGGATGACAAGGCGCAGGGTGGCGATCTCTGGCGGTATCTCCGTCAGCCCAAACGGCGCAGCAAGCACCGAGCCCAGGCCAAGAGCGCAGGGCTGGGCAAGATTCCCAACCGGGTAGGCATCGAGTACCGCCCGGCTGAGGCCAATGACCGGCATTTCATCGGCCACTGGGAAGGGGATACCGTGATCCATGGGCACAAGCAATCGGGACTGGTCACGCTGGTAGAGCGCCGCAGCGGCTACCTGCTGGCAGCACGGCTGCCCAGGATATCGGCGGAGCTGACACAAGCGGCCATGATCCGCTTGCTGAAACCTCGCCGAGGAGCGGTGCAGACCATCACCCTGGACAATGGCTCGGAGTTCGCTGGTCACCAAGCCGTGGCCGAGGCGGTGACCGCCGCGACCTACTTTTGTGACCCCTACTGCTCCGGCCAGCGAGGGAGCAACGAGAATACCAATGGGCTGATACGGCAGTACTTCCCCAAGGGAACGGACTTCCGACAGGTCACTGATGCCGAGCTCAGGAAGGTGATCAAGAAGCTGAATGACCGCCCCCGAAAGCGTCTCGGCTATCGTACACCGGCACAGGTGTTCCTGGGAGAATACTCAGGAGCCCTGAATACCGCAGGTGCTGCGCTTATTGCTTGA
- a CDS encoding lysozyme inhibitor LprI family protein, with the protein MNPGAQRFWIQYRDANCQFYATAGGTLAMVAANDCVLRQTAERAQELENLRGW; encoded by the coding sequence ATGAATCCAGGAGCTCAGCGCTTTTGGATTCAGTATCGGGATGCCAACTGTCAGTTCTACGCCACTGCGGGGGGCACTTTGGCAATGGTGGCTGCGAATGACTGCGTGCTGCGGCAGACCGCAGAGCGAGCACAAGAACTAGAAAATCTACGGGGATGGTGA
- a CDS encoding alpha/beta fold hydrolase — MKELALHGMRYLGLTLLLALADQALAAEVNWPRMTESADGVSIAYEVQGSGDPTLVFIHGWSCDGRYWRGQVPYFSQQHRVVTIDLAGHGHSGLEREDFTMPAFGEDVKAVLEELDVDQALLIGHSMGGPVAVEAARLMPERVIGIVGVDTFHNVAEEITEAQIDEMLEPIQQDFVPATRHFVASMILEETDPTLRDWIVQDMAAAPPQVATSAMQDMFTRHAEGEAAQHFEELTVPVVAINADLWPTDIEANRQLLPEFEAVIIEGSDHFLHMAKPAEFNRELDRVIGTPP; from the coding sequence ATGAAGGAGTTGGCGTTGCATGGTATGCGTTACCTGGGCCTGACACTGCTGTTGGCACTGGCGGACCAGGCGCTGGCAGCCGAGGTGAACTGGCCGCGAATGACCGAGTCGGCAGACGGAGTTTCGATTGCCTATGAAGTGCAGGGTAGCGGCGACCCCACGCTCGTGTTCATCCACGGCTGGAGCTGCGATGGGCGTTACTGGCGCGGGCAGGTGCCGTACTTTTCGCAGCAACATCGAGTGGTGACGATCGATCTCGCCGGCCACGGCCATTCCGGCCTGGAGCGTGAAGACTTCACCATGCCGGCCTTCGGCGAGGACGTCAAAGCGGTGCTGGAGGAGCTGGATGTGGATCAGGCCCTTCTGATCGGGCACTCCATGGGCGGACCGGTCGCCGTGGAAGCGGCACGACTCATGCCGGAACGCGTCATCGGGATCGTGGGTGTCGATACCTTCCACAACGTCGCAGAGGAAATCACCGAGGCCCAGATCGACGAAATGCTGGAGCCGATCCAGCAGGATTTCGTCCCGGCCACCCGCCACTTCGTCGCCTCGATGATCCTCGAGGAGACCGATCCCACTTTGCGCGACTGGATCGTGCAGGACATGGCGGCAGCACCGCCTCAGGTGGCTACCAGTGCCATGCAAGACATGTTTACCCGGCATGCCGAGGGCGAGGCAGCGCAGCACTTCGAGGAGCTGACGGTACCGGTGGTCGCCATCAATGCCGACCTGTGGCCGACCGACATCGAAGCCAACCGGCAGCTGCTGCCCGAATTCGAGGCCGTGATCATTGAAGGCAGCGACCACTTCCTGCACATGGCCAAACCTGCAGAATTCAACCGGGAGCTGGACCGGGTAATTGGCACGCCGCCATAA
- a CDS encoding YciI family protein, with product MKYLCLAYEEERIFSEMTEDQWHELLQETLDYVADLQRRGKLVQTNALQSATKAHTLRIRDDGLTMTDGPFAETKEQLGGFFLIEVASQEEALEIAAGWPSARLGTIEVRPVEEKLRPESRY from the coding sequence ATGAAGTACCTCTGTCTCGCCTATGAGGAAGAGCGAATATTCAGCGAAATGACGGAAGACCAGTGGCATGAGCTACTACAGGAAACCCTGGATTATGTGGCCGACCTGCAAAGACGAGGCAAGCTGGTCCAGACCAACGCCTTGCAGAGCGCCACCAAGGCTCACACTCTGAGAATTCGTGATGACGGACTCACCATGACCGATGGGCCCTTTGCCGAGACCAAGGAGCAGCTAGGCGGTTTCTTCCTGATCGAGGTCGCGTCACAAGAGGAAGCCCTGGAGATTGCTGCCGGCTGGCCGTCAGCGCGACTTGGCACCATCGAGGTGAGACCCGTCGAGGAGAAATTGAGACCCGAAAGCCGTTACTGA
- a CDS encoding AAA family ATPase, with product MKILALRLANLASLPGPLELDFTVPPLSDAGLFAITGPTGAGKSTLLDALCLALYGNTPRLRQAPGRDAPLPDVEGETVSTADPRTLLRRGTASGYAEVDFLGRDGRCYRARWAVRRAREKAGGRLQAVEQSLTDLYDERLLTAQKREFDRLLPDRLGLTFDQFTRAVLLAQSEFAAFLKADDNERSDLLERLTGTAEYSRISMAAYRRASEAKKRAEALQARLADDLPAAPEARAELEQAANHAEQTLAGLQQQNRSLEARQQWHAGDDRLRQAYLEGMQQQQEAEAHWHALADARADRECRRLLAPQRHRLVRQAALPGEIAALEDAHRQTLKALEQARADQQAAEQVRDQAAQQLNAANQARQQAEPDLRQAREHTQALATLGQQLAELETQHRDCRQQAERMAEQRRQAEARQLEHKRKRDEWQATLRQLMGGHERLDAARQATQQVHDMAARRSLALGELENRWQEARRAEQTQHQLGERLALDEKRQAELTAQGKAARERLDERERHHRSLHDFIERSRAARSESVIRLRETLQQGEPCPVCGGLEHPFRHQPPVTPEAAQLAAQQAEEQQQLAEARQAWEQAQRERDELEGEYRAVMAAMDRCRQELQQADTRLTQVQQGLAEHPLHAELSAIDANERAAWLAYQRRESDAERERSECTLKALARAEAELAPLEEALHRGELGLAQLEARRAALEEELGKQSERLPSKRQQHSELAATLQALLGEHPSAEAWQQALEGRQESARQQRDQAIERCHGAEGEQARLTQQASHEAELIEQLIQEGATLERVLTEWRQANPQLDDATLARLLAQPEAEAEREERELANADEVRQRTEASLAERRHTLVEHRRGQALAHDDSDDALLGEDVEAEIVNRREALVAERQVLAPQLEEAQQARDEAVHALRDDDRRRTRQQEGQAELEAARTEHVRWGRISELIGSADGKVFRRIAQAYNLEQLLEHANAHLTGLSRRYRLARGGSELGLLVVDHDMGDERRSVHSLSGGETFLVSLALALGLASMASGELTIESLFIDEGFGSLDPQSLALAMEALDGLQALGRRVGVISHVQEMHERIPVQIQVEPLGNGTSRARLVSL from the coding sequence ATGAAAATCCTTGCCCTGCGCCTGGCCAACCTCGCCTCCTTGCCCGGCCCGCTGGAACTCGACTTCACGGTACCGCCGCTCAGCGATGCCGGCCTGTTCGCCATCACCGGACCTACCGGCGCCGGCAAGAGCACGCTGCTCGACGCCCTGTGCCTGGCGCTCTACGGCAACACGCCACGGCTGCGCCAGGCCCCTGGCCGCGACGCTCCGCTGCCCGACGTGGAGGGCGAAACGGTGAGCACCGCCGACCCGCGCACCCTGCTGCGCCGGGGCACCGCCAGCGGTTATGCCGAGGTCGACTTCCTCGGTCGCGACGGGCGGTGCTATCGTGCCCGCTGGGCCGTTCGCCGCGCCCGCGAGAAAGCCGGCGGTCGCTTGCAGGCCGTGGAGCAGTCGCTCACCGACCTCTACGACGAGCGCCTGCTCACCGCCCAGAAGCGCGAGTTCGACCGCCTGCTGCCGGATCGCCTGGGCCTTACCTTCGACCAGTTCACCCGCGCCGTACTGCTGGCCCAGAGCGAGTTCGCCGCCTTCCTCAAGGCCGACGACAACGAGCGCAGCGACCTGCTCGAGCGTCTGACCGGCACTGCCGAGTACTCGCGAATCTCCATGGCCGCCTACCGCCGCGCCAGCGAGGCGAAAAAGCGCGCCGAGGCGCTCCAGGCCCGGCTCGCCGACGACCTGCCGGCCGCGCCCGAGGCCCGCGCCGAGCTGGAACAAGCCGCCAACCATGCCGAGCAGACGCTGGCCGGACTGCAACAGCAAAACCGGAGCCTGGAGGCACGCCAGCAGTGGCACGCCGGCGACGACCGGCTGCGCCAGGCCTACCTGGAGGGCATGCAGCAGCAGCAAGAAGCCGAAGCGCACTGGCACGCGTTAGCCGATGCACGAGCCGACCGCGAATGCCGACGTCTGCTGGCCCCTCAGCGCCATCGCCTAGTACGTCAGGCCGCACTGCCCGGTGAAATCGCCGCGCTGGAGGACGCCCACCGGCAAACACTCAAAGCCCTCGAGCAGGCCAGAGCCGACCAGCAGGCCGCCGAGCAGGTGCGGGACCAAGCCGCGCAGCAGTTGAACGCAGCCAACCAGGCCCGTCAGCAGGCCGAGCCCGACCTGCGCCAGGCACGCGAACACACCCAGGCGCTCGCCACCCTGGGCCAGCAGCTGGCCGAGCTCGAGACGCAGCATCGCGACTGCCGACAACAGGCCGAGCGAATGGCCGAGCAGCGCCGGCAAGCCGAAGCCCGGCAGCTCGAGCACAAGCGGAAGCGTGACGAATGGCAGGCCACGCTGCGTCAGTTGATGGGAGGCCACGAGCGGCTCGACGCCGCACGCCAGGCGACCCAGCAGGTCCACGATATGGCCGCACGTCGCAGCCTGGCACTGGGTGAGCTGGAAAACCGGTGGCAGGAAGCCCGGCGCGCCGAGCAGACCCAGCACCAGCTTGGCGAACGCCTGGCTCTGGATGAAAAACGCCAGGCCGAATTGACCGCTCAGGGCAAGGCCGCCCGGGAGCGGCTCGACGAGCGGGAGCGCCACCACCGCAGCCTGCACGACTTCATCGAACGCAGCCGCGCCGCCCGCAGCGAGAGCGTGATACGCCTGCGTGAGACACTCCAGCAAGGCGAACCCTGCCCGGTCTGCGGCGGGCTTGAGCACCCCTTCCGCCACCAGCCGCCCGTCACGCCCGAAGCGGCGCAGCTGGCCGCCCAGCAGGCAGAGGAGCAGCAACAGCTGGCCGAGGCCCGGCAGGCATGGGAACAGGCCCAGCGCGAACGTGACGAGCTCGAGGGTGAGTACCGTGCCGTCATGGCAGCGATGGACCGCTGCCGCCAGGAGCTGCAGCAGGCCGACACTCGCCTGACCCAGGTGCAACAAGGCCTGGCCGAACATCCGCTGCACGCCGAGCTCAGCGCCATCGATGCCAACGAGCGTGCCGCCTGGCTGGCGTACCAGCGCCGCGAGAGCGACGCCGAACGCGAGCGGAGTGAATGCACGCTTAAGGCACTGGCTCGCGCCGAGGCCGAACTGGCCCCGCTCGAGGAAGCCTTGCACCGGGGCGAGCTCGGGCTCGCCCAGCTCGAGGCCAGGCGGGCCGCGCTCGAAGAGGAGTTGGGCAAACAAAGCGAACGTTTACCTTCCAAGCGCCAGCAGCATAGCGAACTGGCCGCTACTCTCCAGGCACTGCTCGGCGAACATCCCTCAGCAGAGGCTTGGCAGCAGGCGTTGGAGGGGCGTCAGGAGTCGGCACGCCAGCAGCGCGACCAGGCCATCGAGCGCTGCCATGGTGCCGAGGGCGAACAGGCGCGGCTTACCCAGCAGGCGAGTCACGAAGCCGAGCTCATCGAGCAGCTCATTCAGGAGGGCGCCACGCTGGAGAGGGTACTGACCGAGTGGCGCCAGGCCAATCCACAGTTGGACGACGCCACGCTGGCCCGGCTACTGGCCCAGCCCGAGGCAGAAGCCGAACGTGAGGAACGCGAACTGGCAAATGCCGACGAGGTTCGACAGCGCACCGAGGCGAGCCTCGCCGAGCGGCGCCACACCCTGGTCGAGCACCGCCGCGGCCAGGCGCTGGCCCATGACGACAGCGACGATGCCTTACTGGGCGAAGACGTCGAAGCGGAAATCGTCAATCGCAGGGAGGCGCTCGTCGCCGAACGGCAAGTCCTGGCGCCACAGCTGGAGGAAGCCCAGCAGGCGCGCGACGAGGCCGTTCACGCCCTGCGCGACGACGATCGCAGGCGCACGCGCCAGCAGGAAGGCCAGGCCGAACTGGAAGCGGCCCGCACCGAGCACGTGCGCTGGGGGCGCATCAGCGAGCTGATCGGCTCCGCCGACGGCAAGGTTTTTCGACGCATCGCCCAAGCCTATAACCTGGAGCAGTTGCTGGAGCACGCCAACGCGCATCTCACCGGCCTCAGCCGCCGCTATCGGCTGGCCCGCGGCGGCAGTGAACTCGGTCTGCTGGTGGTTGACCACGACATGGGCGACGAGCGCCGCTCGGTGCACTCGCTCTCCGGTGGCGAGACCTTCCTCGTCTCGCTCGCCCTGGCCCTGGGGCTCGCCTCCATGGCCTCGGGCGAACTCACCATCGAATCGCTGTTCATCGACGAAGGCTTCGGCAGCCTCGACCCGCAGTCGCTGGCGCTGGCCATGGAGGCGCTGGACGGCCTGCAGGCACTCGGCCGCCGCGTCGGCGTGATCTCCCATGTACAGGAGATGCACGAGCGAATTCCGGTACAGATCCAAGTCGAGCCGCTGGGCAACGGCACCAGCCGGGCAAGGTTGGTCAGCCTTTGA
- a CDS encoding exonuclease SbcCD subunit D — MLKLIHTADWHLGQTFHGQERHAEHRAFLDWLLDTLVTREADALLVAGDVFDVVNPSLRAQELLYDFIVTAHERMPLLDIVLIAGNHDSGNRIELPAPLMRRLRAHALGRVSWLDDGTLDAERLLVPLSDASGETRAWCLALPFLRPAEVTGHGLVRADDSEDEPLSNTPRNDYVAGISRVHEQLIEAARQRRQPGQALVAMSHAHLHGAAVSEASERPIVIGGEESISASLFPSDIAYVALGHLHRAQQVGEARIRYSGSPLPLDFSEVAYPHQIVEAMLKGETLTATEAIPVPRPVAMHRIGPAPLDQVLAELEALEDDPGLAQVRGRELSKERWPWLEVRVSLTAPVPDLRAQVEAALEGKALRLLRLERRLPQLEGEEAPERVDLEQLGPRKLFERTWETRWGEVPDAEVMVDFDRLLQDVLDADGDEAAGEMRR, encoded by the coding sequence GTGCTCAAGCTGATCCACACCGCCGACTGGCACCTGGGCCAGACCTTCCACGGTCAGGAGCGTCATGCCGAGCATCGCGCCTTCCTCGACTGGCTGCTCGACACGCTCGTCACCCGCGAGGCCGACGCCTTGCTTGTCGCTGGCGATGTCTTCGACGTGGTCAATCCCTCGCTGCGCGCGCAGGAACTGCTCTACGACTTCATCGTCACCGCCCACGAGCGCATGCCGTTGCTGGACATCGTGCTGATCGCCGGCAATCACGACAGCGGCAACCGCATCGAGCTACCGGCCCCGCTGATGCGCCGCCTGCGCGCCCACGCCCTGGGCCGGGTGAGTTGGCTCGACGATGGCACACTCGACGCCGAGCGCCTGCTGGTGCCGCTCAGCGACGCTTCCGGCGAAACTCGCGCCTGGTGCCTGGCGCTGCCCTTCCTGCGGCCTGCCGAGGTCACCGGCCACGGGCTGGTCCGTGCCGACGACAGCGAAGACGAGCCGCTCAGCAACACGCCACGCAATGACTATGTCGCCGGTATCTCCCGTGTCCACGAGCAGTTGATCGAGGCCGCCCGCCAACGGCGCCAACCCGGCCAGGCGCTGGTGGCCATGAGCCACGCCCACCTGCACGGCGCCGCCGTTTCCGAGGCCAGCGAACGTCCCATCGTGATCGGCGGCGAGGAGTCGATCTCCGCCAGTCTGTTTCCCTCCGATATCGCCTATGTGGCGCTTGGTCACCTGCACCGCGCCCAGCAGGTCGGCGAGGCGCGCATTCGCTACAGCGGCAGCCCCCTGCCACTGGATTTCAGCGAAGTGGCCTACCCTCACCAGATCGTCGAAGCCATGCTGAAAGGCGAAACCCTCACCGCCACGGAAGCGATTCCCGTGCCGCGCCCGGTGGCCATGCATCGCATCGGTCCTGCCCCGCTGGACCAGGTACTCGCCGAGCTCGAGGCGTTGGAAGACGACCCCGGCTTGGCCCAAGTTCGGGGGCGGGAACTATCAAAAGAGCGCTGGCCCTGGCTCGAGGTCCGCGTCTCGCTCACCGCCCCGGTACCCGACCTGCGCGCCCAGGTGGAAGCTGCACTGGAGGGAAAGGCATTGCGCCTGCTGCGTCTGGAGCGCCGCCTGCCCCAGCTCGAGGGTGAAGAAGCACCGGAGCGAGTCGACCTGGAACAATTGGGCCCGAGAAAGCTCTTCGAGCGCACCTGGGAAACCCGTTGGGGCGAAGTCCCCGATGCCGAGGTGATGGTCGACTTCGACCGGCTGCTGCAGGACGTGCTCGACGCTGACGGCGATGAAGCCGCTGGGGAGATGCGTCGATGA
- the nfi gene encoding deoxyribonuclease V (cleaves DNA at apurinic or apyrimidinic sites): MTPLHEWTPTPEKAIALQRELAPRIEREDRLAAVRHIAGVDIGFEQGGEITRAAAVVLAWPGDPHVGLEIVEHVVHREPTRMPYIPGLLSFREIPAALAAFGKLTVRPELVMVDGQGIAHPRRLGVASHLGLWLDLPSIGVAKSRLCGVNDEVPEGRGEWTPLRHRGETIGAVLRTRVGVKPVFVSLGHRISLDTSLDWVVKCLGRTKLPEPTRLADRLASRRGPMPRPSD; the protein is encoded by the coding sequence ATGACGCCACTGCATGAATGGACCCCGACTCCCGAGAAGGCTATCGCGCTGCAGCGCGAGCTTGCGCCACGCATCGAGCGTGAAGACCGGCTGGCGGCAGTGCGCCATATTGCCGGCGTCGATATCGGCTTCGAGCAGGGCGGCGAGATCACCCGCGCGGCGGCGGTGGTGCTGGCCTGGCCCGGCGATCCACATGTCGGATTGGAAATCGTGGAGCATGTCGTACACCGCGAGCCGACTCGCATGCCCTACATTCCTGGCCTGCTCTCCTTTCGTGAAATTCCCGCGGCGTTGGCGGCTTTCGGCAAGCTCACTGTGCGGCCCGAGCTGGTGATGGTCGACGGCCAGGGCATCGCCCATCCGCGCCGGCTTGGGGTGGCCTCGCATCTGGGGCTGTGGCTCGACCTGCCGTCCATCGGCGTGGCCAAGTCGCGACTGTGCGGCGTAAATGACGAGGTGCCCGAGGGGCGCGGCGAGTGGACGCCGCTACGCCATCGTGGCGAAACGATCGGTGCGGTGCTGCGCACTCGAGTCGGCGTCAAGCCGGTATTCGTCTCGCTGGGCCATCGCATTTCGCTGGACACATCGCTCGACTGGGTGGTCAAGTGCCTGGGTCGCACCAAGCTGCCGGAACCGACCCGGCTGGCGGATCGGCTGGCGTCGCGTCGCGGCCCGATGCCGCGCCCCTCGGATTGA
- a CDS encoding DUF1415 domain-containing protein — protein MPESLTPACAVTRAWVERFVVAHNVCPFARRELVNDTIRFVEVEAASWESALEALIEECRRLDETPGIETTLMVLRPGLQDFDDYLDFLEVAEALLVEQGYEGIYQLASFHPDYCFDGAAAVDPANFTNRSPWPMLHLLREAGLERALAHYPDPEAIPERNVEAMRQLGTEQLADALASLRASVGKR, from the coding sequence ATGCCTGAATCCCTGACGCCCGCCTGCGCTGTGACCCGTGCCTGGGTCGAGCGCTTCGTCGTCGCGCATAACGTCTGTCCCTTCGCCCGCCGCGAACTGGTGAATGACACCATCCGTTTCGTGGAAGTCGAGGCAGCTTCCTGGGAGTCTGCCCTCGAGGCGCTGATTGAAGAATGCCGCCGGCTCGATGAAACGCCCGGGATCGAGACGACCCTGATGGTGCTTCGTCCGGGCCTGCAGGACTTCGATGACTATCTCGATTTCCTCGAGGTGGCCGAGGCGCTGCTGGTCGAGCAGGGCTACGAGGGGATCTATCAGCTGGCCAGCTTTCATCCCGATTATTGCTTCGACGGTGCGGCGGCGGTTGATCCCGCCAACTTCACCAACCGCTCGCCCTGGCCGATGCTGCACCTGTTGCGCGAGGCGGGGCTGGAACGGGCCCTGGCGCACTATCCCGACCCCGAGGCGATACCCGAACGCAACGTGGAGGCAATGCGCCAGCTCGGTACGGAGCAATTGGCCGATGCGTTGGCGAGCCTGCGCGCTTCCGTCGGCAAACGCTAG